A window of the Mesotoga prima MesG1.Ag.4.2 genome harbors these coding sequences:
- a CDS encoding YCF48-related protein, whose amino-acid sequence MKMKRLIWVTGLLLVAFVIGGCIPFPKVKNYRAWVVGQTDSNGIAMLYFSDDSGETWTRQAMDTLPEGKSLEDVLSVDQNRVWACGSDGLLLKTTNGGSDWEIVGVSEVATDSFFSFLSIFEDRIWVSGDEGLVIFSDDYGGSWTVCDLPEMASEYIIQGIHAINEDVIYAVGNKSTPRAGIVLKSEDGGQTWEEIELPNNYNDNGWIGVKATDENHIVIHGGQGHYVVTANGGKQWVTGGPLFAKDLNSLVMLDSSTYWAACDFDTIILTENSGISWEEQPPAGTSNSFLLGIDALDRSNALVVGSSAGYPQFGKILRTKDGGKNWEVVLSAEECPFTLAHVSIAEKRM is encoded by the coding sequence ATGAAGATGAAAAGACTGATCTGGGTTACGGGTCTTCTATTGGTTGCATTTGTTATTGGCGGCTGTATTCCCTTTCCCAAAGTGAAGAATTACCGCGCATGGGTAGTGGGGCAGACAGACTCAAACGGAATCGCAATGCTTTACTTCTCGGACGATTCCGGTGAAACGTGGACACGCCAGGCAATGGACACCCTGCCTGAAGGTAAGAGTTTGGAGGACGTTCTTTCCGTAGACCAGAATAGAGTCTGGGCTTGCGGTTCAGACGGGTTATTGCTGAAAACGACTAACGGCGGCTCCGACTGGGAGATAGTTGGAGTATCGGAAGTTGCCACTGATTCTTTTTTCTCTTTCCTTTCGATTTTTGAAGATAGAATTTGGGTAAGCGGTGACGAAGGACTTGTAATCTTCTCTGATGACTACGGTGGGAGCTGGACAGTATGCGACCTCCCCGAAATGGCTTCAGAGTATATTATTCAAGGAATCCATGCAATAAACGAGGACGTGATTTATGCTGTTGGAAACAAATCAACTCCCAGAGCCGGCATAGTTCTGAAGAGCGAAGACGGCGGCCAGACCTGGGAAGAGATTGAACTGCCAAACAATTACAATGACAATGGATGGATAGGTGTAAAGGCCACAGATGAAAACCACATAGTTATCCACGGTGGCCAGGGCCATTATGTGGTAACCGCGAATGGTGGGAAACAATGGGTTACGGGAGGTCCTCTTTTCGCTAAAGACCTGAACTCTCTGGTAATGCTGGATAGTTCAACTTACTGGGCAGCCTGCGATTTCGATACGATAATCCTTACTGAAAACAGTGGAATAAGTTGGGAGGAGCAGCCTCCGGCAGGAACGAGCAATTCCTTTCTGTTAGGAATAGATGCTCTCGACAGGAGTAACGCGTTGGTTGTCGGCTCATCGGCCGGATACCCACAATTCGGAAAGATACTGCGCACAAAAGACGGAGGAAAGAACTGGGAAGTAGTTCTTAGTGCAGAGGAATGTCCATTTACCTTGGCTCATGTTTCGATAGCCGAAAAGAGAATGTGA
- a CDS encoding acetoacetate decarboxylase family protein translates to MSGKKGKFVFNADFIYKMPVHFGGAPFYPVRVVYGDNTVISVDYETDENALLSYIPEDFELKEPVVSVQYTNCRDVDWMIGGEYRLIQVTTPVKYVGNSEGLEGVYALVVWENKTCPIIGGREEDGVPKVFADISSERHLENHWFVAASYEQFTFLKIDLQRGDEVSEEDLSELNKDSKINLFGWRYLPNLGKGGATLSHATLYPQEMVLKKMWIGTGSVEWTGLSYEQHPLQTRIIRSLEALPIKRVTSASMAQGIVRLNVGDSRILP, encoded by the coding sequence GTGTCTGGGAAAAAAGGGAAATTCGTGTTTAACGCGGACTTTATCTACAAGATGCCGGTGCATTTCGGTGGGGCCCCATTCTACCCGGTTAGAGTTGTCTACGGTGATAATACAGTTATCTCTGTTGACTATGAAACAGACGAAAATGCTCTATTAAGCTACATTCCCGAGGACTTCGAACTTAAGGAGCCGGTTGTCAGTGTCCAGTATACCAATTGTCGGGATGTGGACTGGATGATTGGGGGAGAGTACAGGCTCATTCAGGTGACGACACCTGTAAAGTATGTTGGAAACTCAGAGGGTCTTGAAGGAGTCTACGCGCTTGTAGTGTGGGAAAACAAGACCTGCCCGATAATCGGGGGACGTGAAGAGGATGGAGTGCCGAAGGTGTTCGCAGACATTTCGTCTGAGCGTCATCTGGAGAATCACTGGTTTGTGGCGGCCAGCTACGAGCAGTTCACCTTCCTAAAAATCGATCTTCAGAGAGGTGATGAGGTAAGTGAAGAGGATCTGTCGGAGCTAAACAAGGATTCGAAGATCAATCTGTTTGGGTGGAGATATCTGCCTAATTTGGGAAAGGGTGGTGCTACTCTGAGCCATGCTACTCTGTATCCTCAAGAGATGGTGTTGAAGAAAATGTGGATTGGTACAGGCTCTGTGGAGTGGACTGGCCTTTCTTATGAGCAACATCCTTTGCAGACAAGGATCATAAGATCATTGGAAGCTTTGCCGATCAAAAGGGTTACATCGGCAAGTATGGCCCAAGGAATTGTCAGGTTGAATGTCGGCGATTCCAGGATACTTCCATAA
- a CDS encoding PadR family transcriptional regulator has protein sequence MDIGKLATEMNRGFIQLLVMVMLDEPMYGYDIVKTLGERNFSIDENTLYPLLRRLEEREILSSEWRVEENKPRKYYFVSETGRQVRKELLRIWNEQEQLLKSFVGEE, from the coding sequence ATGGACATAGGAAAACTGGCAACGGAAATGAACAGGGGCTTCATTCAACTCTTAGTCATGGTTATGCTCGATGAACCAATGTACGGCTACGATATCGTTAAAACACTCGGAGAAAGGAACTTCTCAATCGACGAGAACACCCTGTACCCTCTTCTACGAAGACTTGAAGAAAGGGAGATTCTTTCTAGCGAGTGGAGAGTTGAGGAGAACAAACCCAGGAAATACTATTTCGTATCGGAAACTGGACGACAGGTGAGAAAGGAATTGCTGAGAATTTGGAATGAGCAGGAACAACTTCTAAAAAGCTTCGTTGGGGAGGAATGA
- a CDS encoding SDR family NAD(P)-dependent oxidoreductase, translating into MNGYFEKKVAVVTGAASGIGLGLAEGMLSRGAKAVFMADVSQENLDRESERLNSKYEGEAVPFLTDVTKEEQVEKIIKSARKYEGHLDFVFNNAGIGMTIPTEMVTLEIWKNLIDINLWGVIYGTYQAIPIMREQKSGHIVNTASIAGLVPVPYQALYAGTKSAVKTITESLYYELQNEGLRFSVVCPGNVRTAIFRGLTPPPDSVSVEEAVSYIFEKMEKGDLLIVFPQKYRDFDEMYRTDREKFDEFALNLAAERLENYRTKGNYY; encoded by the coding sequence ATGAACGGATACTTTGAGAAGAAAGTTGCTGTTGTTACCGGGGCCGCTTCAGGAATTGGGCTCGGTTTGGCCGAGGGAATGCTTTCTAGAGGCGCGAAGGCAGTATTTATGGCAGATGTAAGTCAGGAGAATCTCGATAGAGAATCGGAAAGACTTAATTCAAAGTATGAAGGGGAAGCAGTACCATTCCTTACTGATGTGACAAAAGAAGAGCAGGTAGAGAAGATCATCAAATCAGCAAGAAAGTACGAAGGACATCTTGACTTTGTATTCAACAATGCCGGAATAGGAATGACGATTCCAACCGAGATGGTGACTCTTGAGATCTGGAAGAATTTGATAGATATCAATCTCTGGGGAGTGATCTACGGAACATACCAAGCCATTCCAATTATGAGAGAGCAGAAATCTGGTCACATAGTAAATACAGCTTCTATAGCGGGACTGGTCCCAGTTCCATATCAAGCGCTTTATGCAGGTACAAAGAGTGCGGTGAAGACTATCACTGAAAGCTTGTATTACGAGCTTCAAAATGAGGGCTTGAGATTCAGTGTTGTATGTCCGGGAAATGTTAGAACGGCTATCTTCAGAGGACTTACTCCTCCACCAGATTCAGTGTCTGTCGAAGAAGCGGTGAGCTACATATTCGAGAAGATGGAGAAAGGAGATCTGCTTATAGTCTTCCCGCAGAAATACCGCGATTTTGACGAAATGTATAGAACAGATCGAGAGAAATTTGATGAGTTTGCACTGAATTTGGCTGCAGAGAGACTGGAGAACTACAGAACCAAAGGTAACTACTATTGA
- a CDS encoding histidine phosphatase family protein, producing the protein MTTIYLMRHGQSQANIERIFANGDEGFPLTKEGIRQAEMAARYLRLKNICRIYSSPILRAMETSSIVSSELEIEVKPMDEIREFHVGELEGKLIEGEAAGSFLKLVRDWIGGKEDMRIPEGESHRQVIGRFWKAINTIIDECPEGEVLAVSHGGFLSMTLPFVCSGIDPKSFFSRSGISITNCAITTVKACRCGDSISLELLDWANTSHMELDFEKEPIENIWNSED; encoded by the coding sequence ATGACAACAATATATCTCATGCGCCACGGCCAGAGTCAGGCAAATATAGAAAGGATATTCGCAAATGGCGATGAAGGATTTCCGCTTACAAAAGAGGGGATACGGCAGGCAGAAATGGCCGCACGCTATCTGCGTCTGAAAAATATATGCAGGATATATTCCTCACCTATATTGAGAGCAATGGAAACATCGAGTATAGTCTCTTCTGAATTGGAAATTGAGGTCAAGCCCATGGACGAAATCAGGGAGTTTCACGTCGGTGAACTTGAGGGCAAGTTGATTGAAGGCGAAGCAGCGGGCTCATTCCTAAAGCTTGTCAGAGACTGGATCGGCGGCAAGGAAGACATGCGAATTCCCGAGGGTGAGAGTCACAGACAAGTGATCGGACGGTTCTGGAAAGCAATTAATACTATCATAGATGAATGTCCAGAGGGAGAGGTTCTGGCCGTGAGTCACGGAGGCTTTCTGTCAATGACACTTCCCTTCGTCTGCAGCGGGATCGACCCTAAGAGTTTCTTCTCAAGATCCGGTATCTCGATAACCAACTGCGCCATTACCACGGTGAAGGCATGCAGATGTGGTGATTCGATTTCTCTGGAGCTTCTAGACTGGGCAAACACATCGCATATGGAACTGGATTTTGAAAAGGAACCGATAGAGAATATCTGGAACTCAGAAGATTGA
- a CDS encoding ABC transporter permease: MATFIIRRLMFLPLVAFVVTLVVFAVIWSMGPDVLLRAYMTGNASKSPNAEQRIVEKYGLDRPAVVMYFKWFGNTLRGDMGYSLTAGSRVSEAILVRLPASLELLILALIPIILFGSRLGIRAAMHPDGFTDSVFGFLSIIGWATPDYVMALLILVGSFTIFGWLPIGNLTTSLIKDWNTYSNSLIIDSILNLRLDILLAQLVNLIQPVLTLFIVHSAYVFQISRATALEVKKKDFIRAARSRGVSERTIMLTHVRRNALIPVVTVGGELFASLFAGLAFVETIFARPGIGRLLTEAAISFEVLTLSGLVLLIAAVMLLVNIVVDIIYSYLDPRILLWDNGKSERGE, encoded by the coding sequence GTGGCCACTTTCATTATCAGAAGGCTTATGTTCCTGCCGCTTGTCGCCTTTGTAGTCACGCTTGTCGTCTTTGCAGTCATCTGGTCTATGGGGCCTGATGTCCTTCTTAGAGCCTATATGACGGGGAACGCCTCGAAATCACCAAACGCCGAGCAGAGGATAGTTGAAAAGTACGGGCTTGACAGGCCTGCAGTAGTTATGTACTTCAAGTGGTTCGGAAACACTCTCAGAGGCGATATGGGTTACTCTCTTACTGCCGGCTCAAGAGTCTCTGAAGCGATCCTTGTAAGGCTTCCGGCAAGCCTCGAACTACTGATACTGGCCCTGATTCCCATAATACTCTTCGGTTCGAGACTTGGAATAAGGGCCGCAATGCATCCCGATGGATTTACGGATTCAGTATTCGGATTCCTTTCGATAATCGGATGGGCAACTCCCGATTATGTAATGGCGCTCCTCATTCTAGTCGGCAGTTTCACAATATTCGGATGGCTTCCCATTGGCAACCTGACCACTTCTCTTATCAAAGACTGGAACACTTACAGCAACTCTTTGATAATCGACTCAATACTTAATCTACGTCTAGATATCCTGCTGGCTCAGCTAGTCAATCTAATCCAACCTGTTTTGACTCTGTTCATTGTACATTCTGCTTATGTCTTTCAGATAAGCCGGGCAACTGCACTGGAAGTGAAGAAGAAAGACTTCATAAGGGCTGCTAGATCACGAGGTGTGAGCGAAAGGACCATCATGCTGACTCACGTAAGAAGGAATGCGCTTATTCCTGTAGTTACAGTGGGAGGAGAGCTCTTCGCTTCGCTTTTCGCAGGGCTCGCATTTGTTGAGACTATTTTTGCAAGGCCTGGCATCGGACGGCTGCTTACGGAAGCAGCAATAAGCTTTGAAGTTCTCACGCTCTCTGGCCTTGTTCTTCTTATTGCTGCCGTAATGCTGCTCGTGAATATTGTCGTTGATATTATTTACTCTTATTTAGATCCCAGAATTCTTCTCTGGGATAATGGCAAGAGCGAACGGGGAGAATGA
- a CDS encoding HAAS signaling domain-containing protein codes for MERLKKYLDDVRTFLPGTNPKKVDEILREIESHVLERAEREHGEINDTAVAMTIKEYGSPEEVAARYYEGGPIIAPHLKNYLFMYTGILFAIHLGLHLIAFVFGENGAIFDFRGTDLLSLLSQLPVTFIFDFGLVSLILYFVTQAKATAKLPHFTYFIRAEKTPSMGKRIGALIGSLVGAGITFLAFTYGPFYLGGGELTEIAIIALDSFKFALFLAFGLLVIDSVSNLINIFNYSRFSKIVSNTLGLVFLFLAVSPDYKPDIASYLSLNPSSIDHPLLVAILFLMAIVIIVDLVFETIKFWVSRIVRTD; via the coding sequence ATGGAAAGACTGAAAAAGTATCTTGACGATGTGCGAACGTTCTTACCGGGAACCAATCCAAAAAAAGTGGATGAGATTCTAAGAGAGATTGAAAGTCATGTACTGGAAAGAGCAGAGAGGGAACATGGAGAAATTAATGACACTGCAGTCGCGATGACGATCAAGGAATACGGTTCACCAGAAGAGGTTGCGGCAAGGTATTATGAAGGCGGTCCGATCATCGCCCCTCATCTGAAGAACTATCTCTTCATGTACACCGGAATTCTTTTCGCAATTCATCTTGGACTTCATCTTATCGCTTTTGTTTTTGGCGAGAATGGCGCGATCTTTGATTTCAGGGGAACCGATCTGCTAAGCCTTCTCTCACAGCTTCCAGTGACTTTTATATTTGACTTCGGACTTGTCAGCTTGATTCTTTACTTCGTGACGCAGGCAAAGGCTACTGCGAAGCTTCCCCACTTCACATATTTCATAAGAGCAGAAAAGACACCTTCAATGGGAAAGAGAATAGGAGCGCTAATAGGCTCTCTTGTTGGGGCCGGGATAACCTTTCTTGCTTTCACTTACGGACCATTCTATTTGGGCGGCGGAGAGCTAACGGAGATCGCGATAATCGCGTTGGATTCATTCAAGTTCGCGCTATTCCTTGCTTTTGGGCTGCTTGTCATAGATTCAGTATCCAACTTAATCAACATATTCAATTACTCCCGGTTCAGCAAAATCGTATCGAACACTCTTGGCCTTGTCTTTCTCTTTCTGGCCGTTTCACCAGACTATAAACCAGATATTGCATCCTATCTGAGTTTGAATCCCTCAAGTATAGATCATCCACTCCTTGTAGCGATTCTATTCTTGATGGCAATTGTAATAATTGTCGATCTGGTCTTTGAGACGATAAAGTTCTGGGTCAGCAGGATAGTACGAACAGACTGA
- a CDS encoding phytoene desaturase family protein has product MSKIAIIGSGIGGLAAGCYARMNGLESVILEKADKPGGLCTSWDKGDYIFDGCIRHLAGLKPGTPLNNMWKDIGAMPSDIYFPEELVKAVDEKGNELTVFYDLEKLEAEMKRISPEDSELIEDYIRAIRRLSNTDLMEVGFWGFRDWLRNISVLIKNRKVSKYSMLSFAQRFKSPVLREFFPVIQYGWANIPLTLNLGVMAGSVGKRYGRYLGGSAEFIKSVADRYSSLGGEILYNSSVERIIEDSGKAVGVRLENGTEISANYVISDAYGYDTFMKMIDERHLTDRLRSMYSKPIDRMMMGLHVSFGVNMDLSDKPNTISFFLDEPIEIAGDNCSIINLLNYSYDKKLAPKGKTSIKAMYDTYYSYWEELSKDQKKYEEEKAIIASRTIEAIERFIPGIGEAVEATDVATPITTERFTSNARGYGSKEDFRLRDTLKGFLNKPMTLKSLKNFFVIGHSIGGTNLYGCAAMGRNTIRRICKMEHRNFVAS; this is encoded by the coding sequence ATGTCGAAAATCGCAATTATAGGTAGTGGAATTGGGGGGCTTGCTGCAGGATGTTATGCCCGGATGAATGGTCTTGAATCGGTGATACTTGAAAAGGCCGATAAGCCGGGAGGACTTTGTACATCGTGGGACAAGGGTGATTATATATTTGACGGCTGCATACGTCATCTTGCTGGGCTTAAGCCAGGCACCCCACTTAATAATATGTGGAAAGACATTGGAGCGATGCCTTCCGATATCTACTTTCCCGAAGAACTGGTGAAGGCGGTTGACGAAAAGGGTAACGAACTGACAGTCTTCTACGATCTGGAAAAGCTTGAAGCCGAAATGAAGAGAATCTCACCAGAGGATTCTGAGCTTATAGAAGACTACATAAGGGCTATACGCAGGCTTTCCAACACTGACCTGATGGAGGTAGGCTTTTGGGGCTTCCGAGACTGGTTGAGGAATATCTCAGTATTGATTAAGAATAGAAAGGTTTCGAAATACTCCATGCTTTCATTCGCGCAGAGGTTCAAGAGTCCTGTTTTGAGAGAGTTCTTTCCTGTAATCCAGTACGGGTGGGCAAACATTCCACTAACTTTGAATCTAGGAGTGATGGCGGGATCGGTGGGAAAGAGATACGGACGATATCTCGGCGGTTCGGCCGAATTCATAAAGTCGGTGGCAGACAGATATTCTTCGCTTGGAGGCGAGATACTTTACAACTCCTCCGTGGAGAGAATCATAGAAGATAGTGGAAAGGCTGTCGGAGTGAGACTTGAAAATGGTACGGAGATCTCCGCCAATTATGTAATTTCAGACGCGTACGGTTATGACACTTTCATGAAAATGATAGATGAACGGCACCTCACCGATCGGCTGCGCTCGATGTATTCGAAGCCGATTGACAGGATGATGATGGGTTTGCATGTATCTTTCGGTGTGAACATGGACCTTTCAGACAAACCGAACACCATTTCCTTCTTCCTTGACGAACCAATCGAAATTGCAGGCGACAACTGCTCTATAATCAACCTTCTTAACTACAGCTATGACAAGAAACTGGCACCGAAAGGAAAGACCAGTATTAAAGCGATGTATGATACCTACTATTCTTACTGGGAAGAGCTATCGAAGGATCAGAAGAAATATGAGGAAGAGAAGGCGATAATCGCCAGTCGAACAATCGAGGCCATTGAAAGATTCATTCCCGGTATCGGAGAAGCCGTCGAAGCGACCGATGTGGCAACACCTATTACCACAGAGAGATTCACGTCAAACGCCCGGGGATACGGAAGTAAAGAGGATTTTCGATTGAGAGACACCCTCAAAGGATTTCTCAACAAACCGATGACGCTGAAAAGCCTCAAGAACTTCTTTGTGATAGGACACTCCATAG
- a CDS encoding flavodoxin family protein codes for MKIGIIAYSKTGNTLYVAEKLRDRLISAGKEASVIRLRSETPDLERYEGLIFCSPVNGGAPADPMKSYLAKMKSLQGKKVALMATGLFPASMGRKQTLKYMKSICKDKGAEIVGQGSVGWWSFGREKKIEKLVEDLSSFFL; via the coding sequence GTGAAGATTGGAATAATTGCCTATTCAAAGACCGGAAATACGCTGTACGTTGCCGAAAAACTAAGAGACAGGCTGATTTCTGCAGGAAAAGAAGCATCTGTGATAAGACTGAGATCGGAAACCCCCGATCTCGAAAGATACGAGGGCCTTATCTTTTGCTCTCCAGTTAATGGTGGAGCACCCGCTGATCCCATGAAGAGTTATCTTGCCAAAATGAAGTCCCTCCAGGGCAAAAAAGTTGCCCTTATGGCTACTGGTCTCTTTCCGGCCTCAATGGGAAGAAAACAGACATTAAAATACATGAAGAGCATCTGCAAAGACAAGGGCGCCGAAATAGTTGGACAGGGAAGCGTTGGCTGGTGGAGCTTCGGAAGAGAGAAGAAAATTGAGAAATTGGTTGAAGACCTTTCTTCTTTTTTTCTATGA